The sequence ATCCTTAAATAATCTTTGATTCTGGAACCTCCTAAAAATCTAACATAGATGTCCTCTTTTTTCAAGGCTTCAAACAATTCTTTTGCGTCGAATTCAGGATGCTTTGCAAAGATAAAGTTAGATCTGGAATCCGGAAATACAAATCCAAGCGCAGAAAGTTCCTTTTTTGACCACTCTCTAGTCTCTATGATCTTTGCTGTCTGCTCTTCAAAGTATATTCTGTCTTTCACTGCCTCCACGCCACAGACCAGCGACGTCTGATTCATCGTATAAGAATTGAAAGAATATTTCGCATCATTGAGATATTTGATCAAGGTCGGATTGCTGATGGCATAACCAATACGCATTCCTGCCATAGAACGAGCTTTCGAAAATGTCTGCACGACAATCAGATTGTCATATCGGTCAATCAGCTCCATCGCCGATTTCCCCGCAAAATCAATATACGCCTCATCCACAATCACGATCACATCCTGATTGTGCTGCAGAATATCCTCCACAAAATCCAACTCTTCATAGATTGAAGTCGGAGCATTCGGATTCGGGAAAATAACACCGCCATTTTCTTTGTAGTAATCTTCTTTTACAATACGGAACTGTGAATCAACCTGTGGACACTCATATGGAATCCGGTAAAGCTCTGCCCACACTTTGTAAAAAGAATAGGTAATATCCGGAAACAAAATTGGTTTTTGGGAATTGAAAAATGTGAGAAAACACATTGCCAGCACATCATCCGAGCCAACCCCCACAAATACCTGTTCATCCTTCACACCATAATATTCCGCCAATGTATGTACGAGTTCTCCTGCCGTTGGATCCGGATAACGGCGCATCAGGTCTGTATCCATATTCTGAAGCGCCGTGCGCACTCCCGGCGCCGGCGGATACGGATTTTCATTTGTATTCAATTTGATCACATTTCCCTGTGGCTGTTCTCCCGGAACATACGGCTCTACTTTTCTGATATTGTTTTCAAATACTCTCATCTTTTTATCCTTCCTTTAGAAGTACTCTTTTGCAAGTTCTTTAAATTTCGGCAGTGAATTTACAATGGTCTCATGCGATACGCAATATGCGATACGCACATATCCAGGACATGCAAAAGAACTTCCCGGAACGATCAGTATATTATATTTTTTCGCCGCCTGACAGAACGCCTTCTCATCTGCCATCGGTGATTTCACAAACAGATAAAAAGCTCCTTCCGGCTTAATGCATTCAAATCCAAGCTCTGACAAACCGTTGTAAAGTGTCTCTCTGTTTCTGTCATAGTAAGAAATATCTGTCTTTTCATTCAAACATTTTTTTACGACCTTCTGCTGCAAAGTCGGTGCGTTGACAAACCCTAAAATACGTGTTGCCACACTCGCTGCTGAAATCAAGTCTTCACTGTCTGCCACCTCATCCGGAATCACAAGATATCCAATTCGTTCGCCCGGCAGCGAAAGCGATTTGCTATAAGAATAACCGACGATTGTATTGTTATAGTATTTTGTCAGATATGGTACCTCCACACCATCATATGCCAGTTCACGATACGGTTCATCGGAAATCAGATAGATATCTGTTCCAAATTCTTTTTGTTTTGTTTCCATGATAGCAGCCAGCTTTTGAATCGTCTCCTCTGAATACACAACTCCGGTCGGATTATTCGGTGTATTTACGATAACCGCCTTCGTCTTTGCCGTAATCTTCTGCTCAAACTCATCAAGTTTCGGCTGGAAATTTTCTGTATTAGGAGAAACCTCGACAAGCACACCATCAAAATTTGCTGTGTAACTTCTGTATTCTCCAAAATATGGTGCAAACGCGATCACTTCGTCTCCCGGATTCAGCAAAATCTTCAACGCTACATTAAGTCCACCTGCCGCTCCAACTGTCATGACAATGTTATTTCCGGAAAATGCTGTCTCAAACCGCTCATTTAATGAATCTGCCACTGCCTGTCTCACATCTGCATAGCCTGCATTGCTGTTCGTATAGCCGTGAAGCGCCACCGGATCTTCTTCATTCAAAATCTCAATCATTGCCTGTTTTACAGCCTCCGGAGCCGGGACATTCGGGTTCCCAAGACTAAAATCAAACACATTCTCCGCTCCATAAATCTGTGCCAGACGATTCCCCTCCTCGAACATCGCACGGATTGCGGAGCTGTTTGCCACCATATTTTTCATCTTTTCTGCTATCATCGTATCGTTCTCCTTTATGATTCTGATTTTTTTGTAACAACGCCTTTTTCTACAAGGAATACCGGGCGGTAAGACAATTTCGCCTTGCGAAGTCCCTCAGCTCCTGTATCTTCCTCGCGGTTCACATATTTGTAATTCATACATTCATGCTCTACAAATTGCTGATTGATCATTGGATACGCTCCCTGCACATCCGCAAATGCCTTCTCAATATGAACCACAAACGTATCTTCACTGATCGGCTCTCCCATGGTAAATGCCACAATCTCTCCATTTACCCGAAGAAGTCCTCCTTTCAATTCCAGTTCTTCAAACAAACGCAGCGAATTGAGTGTCACGCACATCTCTGCATTCTTTTCCACATCTTCCTCACATCCGCTTTCATTTCTCCACTTCAACGCCATCTGGAAACATTCTTCTACATTCTCCTTTGTGATCGGCTCATAACACCAGTCATCAAATGTCGCCTTAAATTTGTTGATATGATTTCGTTTCGCATGAAGTTTTTTGCCGGACAATGTCGCAAGTTTTTCCGATTCATACACATAATCAGCAATATCTCTGTTGTACTCAATCTGGTACTGTCCCGGATACCACTCCTCCAGTTGTCTGAAGTTATCCTCCGTTACATTATATAACACAAATGGCGCCTCTTTTTTTGCACTATATTCCATCAAAAATTCAAGCACCCGTTTCACATCCTCCGCGGCTCCTACCGGATAGGCAAACGCCAGACCGTGATCCTCTGATTTGAATACAATCGTATGTTCTATCTCTGCAAATGTCACTTTATAGTGTCTTGACCATAAAAATACATTGACAAATGTTCTCTCACAGCTGCGGCTCGGATATTTCCGAAAATAGGACTCTATAAGTTCGCGGTCTTCTATTTCCGGTCGTTTAAACTGAATTTCTTCCATAAAATTACCCTTCTCCTTTGCTATTTTTTCATACTTTAAAAGTATACCATATTTTTCCCACTTTTTTAGTCGGACTTGAAAAAATTTACATTTCTTTTATATACTAAGAACGGAACTGCATTTTGTAAAGTGATTCATATACACCTTTTTTTGACATCAATTCTTCATGTGTTCCTTCTTCTTCAATTCCATTTTCTGTCAGCACAAGAATCCGCTTTGCATTGCGAATTGTTGACAGACGGTGTGCAATCACAAACGTCGTCCGGTCTTTTGCAAGTTCTTCTAACGACTTTTGTACTACCTGTTCACTCTCATTGTCAAGCGCCGATGTCGCCTCATCAAAAATAAGAATCGGTGGATTCTTCAAGAACACACGGGCAATCGAAAGTCTCTGTTTCTGCCCTCCTGACAATTTCACTCCGCGCTGTCCGATATCGGTATCATATCCTTCCGGAAAACTCATGATAAATTCATGTGCATTTGCCCGCTTTGCCGCGCGAATAACTTCCTCGTCTGTCGCATTTGGATTGCCATAGCGGATATTGTCCATGATCGTTCCTGCAAACAGATACACATCCTGCTGTACAATTCCGATATTGTTTCGCAAATCCGCCAATTTTATATGCCTGATATCCATTCCATCAATCTGAATGCTTCCCTCAGACACATCATAAAATCTCGGTATCAAACTGCAAAGCGTTGTCTTGCCGACTCCTGACGGTCCCACTAATGCCATATAATCTCCCGCATCTACTTTTAACTGAATATTATTTAATACTTTCTCTGCACTTTCTTCATAGTAGAAAGAAACGTTTTCAAATGTAATATCTCCCTTTAGATGATCTACAGCTATCGCATCCTTTTCATCTTTGATATCCGGTGCAATTGCCATAATTTCCTGAAATCGCTCAAATCCAGAATATCCATTTTGGAACATCTCTGTAAAGTTCATCAGTTTTTTTACAGGTTCTACGAAATTATTGATATACAGCAAAAATGTAACCAAATCTGTCACGATGATCGTACCCGATGTCAAAAAGCTTACTCCAGCCAAAAGCACTGCAACAGTCACAAGCGTTGTCAATGCACTTAATCCCGAATTATATCCTGCCATATACCGGTAGCTTACTTTTTTTGCATTCACAAAATTCTTATTTCCCTGATTGAATTTCTTCATCTCAATCTCTTCGTTTGCAAACGACTTTACCACACGGATACCGGAAAGACTGTCCTCAATCTGGCTGTTGATATCCGCGATTTTCTCGCGGTTGCGCTTAAATGCACGTTTCATCTTTCGATTATAGTACCATGCAAACAGAGCCATCACCGGCACGAACACAAACGCAACAATTGTAAGCGGTGCATTGATATTGATCAAAATCACAAATGCACCGACCAGTTTTATGATCGAGATGACCACGTCCTCCGGCCCATGATGCAAAAGCTCCGTAATATCAAATAAATCACTCGTAATACGCGACAATAATGCCCCAACCTTCTGATTGTCATAAAAAGCAAATGTCAGTTTCTGATAATGCCCAAAGATGTCACTGCGCATATCTGCTTCCATATAAGCCCCCATAATATGCCCATAATATGCAATAAAATAATTGCAGCCAAACTCGACGATAACGAGTCCGATCATCACCGCACCTAATACGAGAATTGTCTGCATCGCTTTATGGTGATTAAAATAAACCACCTCATTCGTGATATAGCGCACGATCAGCGGAATCACTAACGTGATAACTGCTCCCAAAATTGCAAAAAACATATCACTGTAAAACAAAACCCGATACGGTTTATAATATGAAAATAATTTTTTTAATTTTTCTCTCATCAGATGTTTCTCCTCCTTCTTCTCAAATATCATACTATAGGAAGAAAAAAAGTGCAATCCTGCTCGATATAAATGAATTCTACGAGGCAGAACAAAAATATCAATCAAAAAAATAGAAATCAGCTCTTCTTACATTCTTAAGCCAATTTCTATTTCTTTTTATAATCTATTCATTCATATTCGCCAGTTTCGCTGCCTGGTCTGCCGCAATCAGGCTATCTATGATCTCGTCCAGATCTCCATTCATAATATTATCAATCTTATACAACGTCAATTTGATACGGTGTTCTGTCACACGTCCCTGTGGGAAGTTGTATGTTCTGATCTTTTCAGAACGATCTCCTGTACCAATCTGGCTTCTTCTTGCTTCCGCCTCTGCTGACTGCTGTTTTTCCAACTCTAACTCATACAGCTTTGAACGAAGTAAACGGAACGCTTTTTCCTTGTTCTGTAACTGTGATTTTTCTGTCTGGCTGTAAATTACAATTCCTGTCGGGTAGTGAGTCAGACGAACCGCTGAGTCAGTTGTATTGACACACTGTCCACCATTTCCGGACGCACGCATAACATCGATACGGATATCTTTTTCATCAATGACAACATCCACTTCTTCCGCCTCCGGCATGACTGCCACAGTGATTGTAGAAGTGTGGATACGTCCGCCGGATTCTGTCTCCGGAACACGCTGCACACGATGTACACCACTTTCATATTTCATTCGTGAATATACACCTTGACCACTTACCATAAATACAACTTCTTTGAATCCTCCGATCCCATTTTCACTAAATGAAATCATCTCGGTCTTCCAATGCCTGCTCTCCGCATAATGCACATACATACGGTACACTTCTGCCGCAAACAATGCAGATTCATCTCCACCTGCACCCGCGCGGATCTCGACCATAATGTTCTTATCATCGTTCGGGTCTTTTGGAAGAAGTAAAATCTTCAATTCATGCTCCAGCTCTTCCACACGCTTTTTAGAAGAAGAAAGCTCCTCTTTTGCAAGCTCGCGCATCTCTTCGTCAGACTCCATCTCCAACATCTCTTCACTGTCTGTGATTGCCTGCTTCGCACTCTTATATTCATTGTATGCTTCTACAATCGGAGCAAGATCTGATTGCTCTTTCATCAATTTTCTGAAACGATTCTGATCGTTTGCCACATCCGGTTCCTGCAGTTCACTCATAAGCTCTTCAAAACGAATAAGCAAATCATCTAATTTATCAAACATGTCCATTCCTCCATATTCTCATCCGCCCGCATGGCGGGCAACATTTTCTTCTATACTATATACCTTTTTCTATGTGTTCACCTTCTGCAATATTGTACACGCCAAAGACAACCCGGTCAAGTCCTGCGAGGTCCTTTTTCACCATCACATCCTCAAATCCGGCTTTTTCCATCAGACATTTTACATCCTGCCCCTGATCATGTCCAATCTCAAAATACAACATTCCACCTTTTTTCAGATACATCGGACTTTGTTCTATCAATTTTCTATAAAAATAAAGTCCATCCTCTTTTCCGTCAAGAGCAAGAATCGGATCGTGGCATCTCACCTCTTCTTTTAATTCTTCAATCACCGCTGTTCTGATATATGGTGGATTTGACACAATCACATCATACTTATCCACAATATTTTCAAATAAATCGCTTTTTATCAACAGTGGTTCCACCTGATGTTTCTCGGCATTTTTTTTTGCTGTCTTCAGAGCTTCGTCTGAAATATCTGCTCCCACTCCCTGCGCGATCTTTCCTAATTTCATCAGACTGATCAGTATACAACCGGAACCGGTACACATATCCAGCACTTTCATCTGTGGCTGAACATAAGACAGCACACATTCCACCAACGTCTCCGTGTCTTGCCTTGGAACAAGGACATGTTCATTGACCGCAAATTCCAATCCCATAAATTCCTGAACACCTGTGATATGCTGAAGTGGAATATGCTGCGCCCTCTGCTCCAGATAGGCTTTATATAAAGAGCCCTGCTCATCCGTGATCTTCTCATCCGGCTTCAAAAAATATGCTGTTCTGTCAAGCCCTGTGACAAATTCAAGCAGATACCATGCATCAACAGAACACTCTTCAATCCCAGCTGCGTTTAATCGCTCCCGGCCATATTCATACGCTTCTTTCAATGTCATCTTACATCCGCTCCAAAATTTTCTCTCAGATATTCTTTCCAGTCAAATACTTCCTCCACTGCCTTGATTGCCACTTCGATCATATCGTCTTCCGGCTCTTTTGTCGTCAGATTCTGAAGCGCCAGTCCCGGTTTACTCAAAAGCTCTACGACTGGATTGTCGCTGTTTCCCGCCAAACGAATCATCTCATAAGAAATTCCTGCAATCAGTGGAATCAGCGCAATACGGAGCACAACTCTTAGCACCGGAGATTCTACGGTAATAAAAAAACATACAATGATGCTGACAAACAACACAAAAAACAGAAAGCTTGTTCCACAACGTTTGTGCTGCTTCGAACTTTTTCTTACATTCTCCACATTCAACTCTAATCCGTGCTCAATGCAATTGATACATTTATGCTCTGCACCGTGGTACATAAAAACCCTCTGTATATCCTTCATCCGAGAAATGAGCAAGATATAGCCGATAAAAATAGCAATTCTGATCAAACCTTCTATGACAGACTTTATAAATCTGGAGGAAATAACTTTGTCAAACAAACCGGAAATAAAATATGGCAGCACCATAAATATTCCCATCGCCAGCACAATCGAAACTGCCACGGTAATTCCCATAAGCACATTTTCCTTTTTCTCCTGTTTCTTTGCTTCTTCCTCCGTCAAGACACGTGACGTCTCCTCCTCTTCATAAAAGCTGGCTGAATAAGTAAGCGTCTTCATACCTAATACCATGGAATCTATAAAATTAAAAATTCCTCTGATAAACGGAATCTTAGTGAGCTTTTCCCACTTTATAAAACTCCTATATTCGTCTTTTTTGACTTCAATCTCTTTGTCAGGCTTTCGCACTGCAACCGCATAGTCCTTGCCGTTTTTCATCATAATTCCTTCGAGTACAGCCTGACCGCCTATGTTTGATGATTTCATAGTTCCTGCCTTTCCATAAAGAAACAAAAGGGTTGAGATGCATTGACCTCAACCCGTTCATTTGGATTCTCTTATTCCTGAATTCCGTATTTTTTGTTAAACTTATCAACACGACCACGAGCCTGAGCAGCTTTTTGTTGTCCTGTGTAGAATGGATGACATTTTGAACAAATTTCTACGTGGATATCTTCTTTTGTAGATCCTGTTACAAATGTGTTCCCACAGTTACATGTTACTGTTGCTTGATGGTATTCTGGATGTATTCCTTCTCTCATGATTTTCACCTCTTTAA comes from Coprococcus phoceensis and encodes:
- the hisC gene encoding histidinol-phosphate transaminase, whose translation is MRVFENNIRKVEPYVPGEQPQGNVIKLNTNENPYPPAPGVRTALQNMDTDLMRRYPDPTAGELVHTLAEYYGVKDEQVFVGVGSDDVLAMCFLTFFNSQKPILFPDITYSFYKVWAELYRIPYECPQVDSQFRIVKEDYYKENGGVIFPNPNAPTSIYEELDFVEDILQHNQDVIVIVDEAYIDFAGKSAMELIDRYDNLIVVQTFSKARSMAGMRIGYAISNPTLIKYLNDAKYSFNSYTMNQTSLVCGVEAVKDRIYFEEQTAKIIETREWSKKELSALGFVFPDSRSNFIFAKHPEFDAKELFEALKKEDIYVRFLGGSRIKDYLRISIGTRQEMEMLISFLKTYIEERKEIKTC
- a CDS encoding pyridoxal phosphate-dependent aminotransferase, yielding MIAEKMKNMVANSSAIRAMFEEGNRLAQIYGAENVFDFSLGNPNVPAPEAVKQAMIEILNEEDPVALHGYTNSNAGYADVRQAVADSLNERFETAFSGNNIVMTVGAAGGLNVALKILLNPGDEVIAFAPYFGEYRSYTANFDGVLVEVSPNTENFQPKLDEFEQKITAKTKAVIVNTPNNPTGVVYSEETIQKLAAIMETKQKEFGTDIYLISDEPYRELAYDGVEVPYLTKYYNNTIVGYSYSKSLSLPGERIGYLVIPDEVADSEDLISAASVATRILGFVNAPTLQQKVVKKCLNEKTDISYYDRNRETLYNGLSELGFECIKPEGAFYLFVKSPMADEKAFCQAAKKYNILIVPGSSFACPGYVRIAYCVSHETIVNSLPKFKELAKEYF
- a CDS encoding DUF2156 domain-containing protein, with protein sequence MEEIQFKRPEIEDRELIESYFRKYPSRSCERTFVNVFLWSRHYKVTFAEIEHTIVFKSEDHGLAFAYPVGAAEDVKRVLEFLMEYSAKKEAPFVLYNVTEDNFRQLEEWYPGQYQIEYNRDIADYVYESEKLATLSGKKLHAKRNHINKFKATFDDWCYEPITKENVEECFQMALKWRNESGCEEDVEKNAEMCVTLNSLRLFEELELKGGLLRVNGEIVAFTMGEPISEDTFVVHIEKAFADVQGAYPMINQQFVEHECMNYKYVNREEDTGAEGLRKAKLSYRPVFLVEKGVVTKKSES
- a CDS encoding ABC transporter ATP-binding protein; translated protein: MREKLKKLFSYYKPYRVLFYSDMFFAILGAVITLVIPLIVRYITNEVVYFNHHKAMQTILVLGAVMIGLVIVEFGCNYFIAYYGHIMGAYMEADMRSDIFGHYQKLTFAFYDNQKVGALLSRITSDLFDITELLHHGPEDVVISIIKLVGAFVILININAPLTIVAFVFVPVMALFAWYYNRKMKRAFKRNREKIADINSQIEDSLSGIRVVKSFANEEIEMKKFNQGNKNFVNAKKVSYRYMAGYNSGLSALTTLVTVAVLLAGVSFLTSGTIIVTDLVTFLLYINNFVEPVKKLMNFTEMFQNGYSGFERFQEIMAIAPDIKDEKDAIAVDHLKGDITFENVSFYYEESAEKVLNNIQLKVDAGDYMALVGPSGVGKTTLCSLIPRFYDVSEGSIQIDGMDIRHIKLADLRNNIGIVQQDVYLFAGTIMDNIRYGNPNATDEEVIRAAKRANAHEFIMSFPEGYDTDIGQRGVKLSGGQKQRLSIARVFLKNPPILIFDEATSALDNESEQVVQKSLEELAKDRTTFVIAHRLSTIRNAKRILVLTENGIEEEGTHEELMSKKGVYESLYKMQFRS
- the prfA gene encoding peptide chain release factor 1 — translated: MFDKLDDLLIRFEELMSELQEPDVANDQNRFRKLMKEQSDLAPIVEAYNEYKSAKQAITDSEEMLEMESDEEMRELAKEELSSSKKRVEELEHELKILLLPKDPNDDKNIMVEIRAGAGGDESALFAAEVYRMYVHYAESRHWKTEMISFSENGIGGFKEVVFMVSGQGVYSRMKYESGVHRVQRVPETESGGRIHTSTITVAVMPEAEEVDVVIDEKDIRIDVMRASGNGGQCVNTTDSAVRLTHYPTGIVIYSQTEKSQLQNKEKAFRLLRSKLYELELEKQQSAEAEARRSQIGTGDRSEKIRTYNFPQGRVTEHRIKLTLYKIDNIMNGDLDEIIDSLIAADQAAKLANMNE
- the prmC gene encoding peptide chain release factor N(5)-glutamine methyltransferase, encoding MTLKEAYEYGRERLNAAGIEECSVDAWYLLEFVTGLDRTAYFLKPDEKITDEQGSLYKAYLEQRAQHIPLQHITGVQEFMGLEFAVNEHVLVPRQDTETLVECVLSYVQPQMKVLDMCTGSGCILISLMKLGKIAQGVGADISDEALKTAKKNAEKHQVEPLLIKSDLFENIVDKYDVIVSNPPYIRTAVIEELKEEVRCHDPILALDGKEDGLYFYRKLIEQSPMYLKKGGMLYFEIGHDQGQDVKCLMEKAGFEDVMVKKDLAGLDRVVFGVYNIAEGEHIEKGI
- a CDS encoding DUF1385 domain-containing protein; translation: MKSSNIGGQAVLEGIMMKNGKDYAVAVRKPDKEIEVKKDEYRSFIKWEKLTKIPFIRGIFNFIDSMVLGMKTLTYSASFYEEEETSRVLTEEEAKKQEKKENVLMGITVAVSIVLAMGIFMVLPYFISGLFDKVISSRFIKSVIEGLIRIAIFIGYILLISRMKDIQRVFMYHGAEHKCINCIEHGLELNVENVRKSSKQHKRCGTSFLFFVLFVSIIVCFFITVESPVLRVVLRIALIPLIAGISYEMIRLAGNSDNPVVELLSKPGLALQNLTTKEPEDDMIEVAIKAVEEVFDWKEYLRENFGADVR
- the rpmE gene encoding 50S ribosomal protein L31, with product MREGIHPEYHQATVTCNCGNTFVTGSTKEDIHVEICSKCHPFYTGQQKAAQARGRVDKFNKKYGIQE